From Halobacteriovorax sp. HLS, the proteins below share one genomic window:
- a CDS encoding methylglyoxal synthase: protein MKYLSTYKKEGIVMITKSKNIALVAHDSKKAKLLKWCTKNKNILKNHKLFATGTTGILLEKELEMPVKKFVSGPLGGDQQIGASICQGKVDMLIFFWDPLQSMPHDPDIRALLRLATVWNIPLACNQTSADFLIISPLMKKDYTRDLDHLDGYKKNREVLIEKS, encoded by the coding sequence ATGAAGTATCTTAGCACCTATAAAAAAGAAGGGATAGTCATGATTACTAAGTCTAAAAACATTGCACTTGTTGCACACGACTCTAAGAAAGCCAAGCTTCTGAAGTGGTGCACAAAAAATAAGAATATTCTAAAAAATCACAAACTCTTTGCAACGGGAACCACTGGAATCTTGTTGGAAAAGGAGCTTGAAATGCCTGTAAAGAAGTTTGTATCTGGTCCTTTGGGCGGTGATCAGCAAATTGGCGCATCAATATGTCAGGGGAAAGTCGATATGCTTATTTTCTTTTGGGATCCATTACAGAGTATGCCTCATGATCCTGATATTAGAGCATTACTAAGATTAGCTACAGTTTGGAATATTCCTCTGGCCTGTAATCAAACGAGTGCTGATTTTCTCATCATTTCTCCGTTAATGAAAAAAGACTACACTCGTGATCTAGATCATTTGGATGGCTATAAGAAAAATAGAGAAGTGCTTATTGAAAAATCTTAG
- a CDS encoding SAM-dependent methyltransferase: MSKGQFLFFTPNRGNEEHLKSELKYALPDLKLSFSRPGFLTFKNSGNDIDLKSLSTMHFAFSRVHGLCLGPVDEEKVTDEIESYLKHYSIHSYNIHNWSRDGKKASSDINSSADFIFDVIEVDRNKIWLGLHLADINSNSAPGGFPQLSLPEDSPSRAYLKIAEIVHSYKLKVSQQDTILDIGCAPGGATQFFLERGNCVIGIDPGEMNEICSKNSNFTHLQSPVQKISKAQIKKKIDWIIMDLNLQAGLSLKEGIRLAKEYPNLKGLVFTVKMPTPDLSERIVEFVSKFYSFKFNHLIYSQVPTHKKEFAIIAYN, encoded by the coding sequence ATGTCTAAGGGTCAATTTCTTTTCTTCACACCTAATCGTGGAAATGAAGAGCATTTAAAATCAGAATTAAAATATGCACTTCCGGACCTCAAACTGAGCTTTTCAAGACCAGGTTTTTTAACTTTTAAGAATTCTGGGAACGATATAGATTTAAAAAGTTTATCTACAATGCACTTTGCATTTAGTCGCGTTCATGGTCTATGCCTTGGTCCAGTAGACGAAGAAAAAGTGACTGATGAAATAGAGAGCTATCTTAAGCACTACTCTATTCACTCTTACAATATTCATAATTGGAGTCGTGACGGTAAAAAAGCATCTAGCGATATTAACTCTTCAGCTGACTTCATCTTTGACGTCATAGAGGTTGATCGCAATAAAATCTGGCTCGGGCTACATTTGGCAGACATTAACTCAAATAGTGCTCCAGGGGGTTTTCCACAGCTATCGCTTCCTGAGGACTCCCCCTCAAGGGCCTATTTAAAAATAGCTGAAATCGTTCATTCATATAAGCTGAAAGTTTCTCAACAAGATACTATACTAGATATCGGTTGTGCTCCAGGTGGCGCCACTCAATTTTTTTTAGAAAGAGGAAATTGTGTCATTGGTATTGATCCAGGAGAAATGAATGAAATCTGTTCAAAAAATTCAAACTTTACTCACCTTCAGTCCCCAGTGCAAAAGATATCAAAAGCACAAATAAAGAAGAAAATTGACTGGATTATAATGGACCTTAACCTTCAGGCCGGTTTGTCTTTGAAAGAAGGAATTAGACTTGCAAAAGAATATCCTAATTTAAAAGGTCTAGTCTTTACGGTAAAGATGCCAACGCCTGATCTTAGTGAAAGAATTGTAGAATTCGTTTCTAAGTTTTATTCATTTAAATTTAACCATTTAATTTATTCACAGGTGCCGACACACAAGAAAGAGTTTGCAATTATTGCCTATAATTAA
- a CDS encoding alpha/beta hydrolase — translation MKKFLLITFTLLVSFGSWAETALYTSSGKKFEITDVEGAMSEIFDEAIKPRYINIFVHGRGKHPEKGLEVIPEIEKKHGVKVLMFHWPSWESALERPLADAVESGNDLNAFLLELNAYVRRHPIKMFGVKLSMLVHSMGNIVFRSMIENHYMGDFKWNLFSTLTLNAADLPMKRHDEWVSKIDFSKSVFITYNDDDVVLYGSEQLDRFNKDFEEFEGPRLGRNLGKYLKKNKVGRAPNAVYLDFSKLTFGGHRHYLVKDKKKNEVLKETFTSLLRGKKPRLDRKNGVYKFFKNIFFFKRP, via the coding sequence ACTAGTCAGTTTTGGCTCTTGGGCCGAGACAGCGCTTTATACTAGCTCTGGAAAAAAGTTCGAGATAACTGATGTAGAAGGTGCCATGTCTGAAATTTTTGATGAGGCAATTAAACCTCGTTATATAAATATATTTGTTCATGGAAGAGGGAAGCATCCTGAAAAAGGTCTTGAAGTTATTCCAGAAATTGAAAAGAAGCATGGAGTTAAAGTACTTATGTTTCATTGGCCATCATGGGAATCTGCCCTTGAGAGACCTTTAGCTGATGCAGTTGAATCTGGTAATGATCTAAATGCATTCTTGTTAGAGCTAAATGCATATGTGAGAAGACATCCTATAAAGATGTTTGGAGTTAAGTTAAGTATGCTCGTACATTCAATGGGAAATATCGTATTTAGATCAATGATTGAAAATCACTATATGGGTGACTTTAAGTGGAATCTCTTTTCAACCCTAACATTGAATGCTGCAGACTTACCGATGAAAAGACATGACGAATGGGTATCAAAAATTGACTTTAGTAAGAGCGTTTTCATCACTTACAATGACGATGATGTCGTTTTATATGGAAGTGAGCAGCTTGATCGTTTTAATAAAGATTTTGAAGAGTTTGAAGGGCCGAGATTGGGTCGAAACTTAGGAAAGTATTTAAAGAAAAATAAAGTTGGTAGGGCACCTAATGCTGTATATCTAGATTTTTCTAAGTTAACTTTTGGTGGGCATAGGCACTACCTTGTTAAAGATAAAAAGAAAAATGAGGTACTAAAAGAAACTTTCACTTCACTTTTACGAGGTAAGAAGCCACGCTTAGATAGAAAGAATGGAGTATATAAATTCTTTAAAAATATATTCTTTTTTAAACGTCCTTAA
- a CDS encoding HAD family phosphatase, with translation MLIRSLDTIATIETITQIKEIKTILFDLDGTLVDTECLHAEALHMTLKKIDPASNESIINLQIKFQGMSDTDVFKKLDSINISLTEFLQIKNNNFIDIINSKNEILHTEIRKLLKDIKSLSFKLGLVTASERIIAEVILKKIGIFEMFDIIICRDDLTKSKPDPLPYLTAMKELNSFAKETIIFEDSETGLAAAKSSGAHYFKVNWFKDV, from the coding sequence ATGTTAATCCGAAGTTTAGATACAATTGCGACAATAGAAACTATTACACAAATAAAAGAGATTAAGACAATTCTTTTTGACCTTGATGGAACTCTAGTTGATACTGAATGTCTGCATGCTGAAGCACTCCATATGACATTAAAAAAGATTGATCCAGCTAGTAACGAATCAATTATAAATCTACAGATAAAATTTCAAGGGATGTCCGATACTGATGTCTTTAAAAAACTCGATAGTATTAATATCTCTCTAACAGAGTTTCTCCAGATAAAAAATAATAACTTCATAGATATAATTAATTCTAAAAATGAAATATTACATACAGAAATTCGTAAACTTTTAAAAGATATAAAATCTCTCTCCTTCAAACTAGGGCTTGTAACGGCTTCAGAGAGAATTATCGCAGAAGTTATTCTTAAAAAGATTGGAATCTTCGAGATGTTTGATATTATTATTTGCAGAGACGATCTTACAAAATCTAAACCTGATCCATTACCGTATCTAACTGCAATGAAGGAACTAAATAGCTTTGCTAAAGAAACAATTATCTTTGAAGATAGTGAAACAGGCCTAGCTGCTGCTAAATCAAGTGGAGCTCATTATTTTAAGGTAAATTGGTTTAAGGACGTTTAA
- a CDS encoding RluA family pseudouridine synthase, protein MKLKKTIFRGEVKTNEGVLLVDFLSENTGLSKAQIKKIATNGGVWLKKKGKGPLSRIRRAKATLNRADYLELHYDPNLAEVDTSACKEIYKTKTWGVWYKPSGILSQGTKFGDQASILRVAEKEKPNVYLIQRLDRETAGLMIIAYTDKVARIFTKALQSKLIRKFYQAEVLGKLSESAGELNYRLEDKEAKTLFKLAKTKEETSLVEIEIITGRYHQIRQHFDKFEHPVMGDPKYGRGNKNKDGMKLVAHKLELKDPISKEDHIFELPKELRLF, encoded by the coding sequence ATGAAATTAAAAAAGACCATTTTTAGAGGAGAAGTTAAAACAAACGAAGGTGTTTTGCTAGTAGACTTTCTTAGTGAAAATACAGGCCTCTCTAAAGCTCAAATAAAAAAGATTGCAACTAACGGTGGTGTTTGGTTAAAAAAGAAAGGTAAAGGGCCGCTTTCTCGAATAAGACGGGCAAAGGCCACTCTTAATAGAGCGGACTATCTTGAACTGCACTATGACCCAAATCTAGCTGAAGTTGATACTTCTGCATGCAAAGAAATATATAAAACTAAAACTTGGGGAGTTTGGTACAAACCATCTGGCATACTTTCTCAGGGTACAAAATTTGGTGATCAGGCTTCGATCTTAAGAGTTGCAGAAAAAGAAAAGCCAAATGTTTATTTAATCCAACGACTCGATAGAGAAACAGCAGGATTAATGATCATTGCCTATACTGACAAAGTTGCAAGGATTTTTACCAAGGCCCTTCAAAGTAAACTTATCAGAAAGTTCTATCAAGCTGAAGTGCTAGGAAAACTATCTGAGTCGGCTGGTGAATTAAACTACCGTCTAGAAGACAAAGAGGCCAAGACTCTATTTAAGCTTGCAAAGACCAAAGAAGAAACCTCTCTAGTTGAAATTGAAATTATCACAGGTAGATACCACCAAATTAGGCAGCACTTCGACAAATTTGAGCACCCTGTAATGGGTGACCCAAAATACGGACGTGGGAATAAAAATAAAGACGGAATGAAGCTAGTTGCTCACAAACTTGAGCTAAAAGATCCGATCTCTAAAGAAGATCATATTTTTGAACTTCCAAAAGAATTAAGACTATTTTAA